From the Tachyglossus aculeatus isolate mTacAcu1 chromosome 21, mTacAcu1.pri, whole genome shotgun sequence genome, one window contains:
- the PXMP2 gene encoding peroxisomal membrane protein 2: MGADGWRSLLRLLRLYPLLAKALTSGIFSALGNFLAQVIEKRGRKEKRSQSLELSGPLRYAIFGFLFTGPLSHFFYQSMEQRIPAAVPLAMVGRLLLDRLVFAPVFLLLFFFVMNLLEGQNLATFSKKMRTGYWKALKTNWKVWTPVQFININYVPVQFRVLFANLVALFWYAYLATLRK; this comes from the exons ATGGGTGCTGACGGGTGGAGGTCCCTGCTGCGGCTCCTGCGCCTCTACCCCCTCCTCGCCAAGGCTCTCACCAG CGGGATTTTCTCTGCACTCGGGAACTTCCTGGCCCAAGTTattgagaagagaggaagaaaggaaaaacgtTCCCAAAGTCTCGAACTCAGCGGACCTCTCAGATACGCCATTTTTGG GTTCTTGTTCACAGGGCCACTGAGTCACTTTTTCTACCAGTCCATGGAGCAGCGGATCCCTGCAGCGGTCCCCTTGGCGATGGTCGGGAGGCTCCTGCTGGATCGTTTGGTCTTTGCCCCCGTCTTCCTCTTGCTCTTCTTCTTCGTCATGAACCTCCTCGAG GGTCAAAACTTGGCGACTTTTTCTAAAAAGATGAGGACGGGTTACTGGAAAGCCCTGAAAACCAACTGGAAAGTGTGGACGCCCGTCCAGTTTATCAATATCAACTATGTCCCCGTGCAG TTCCGAGTGCTGTTTGCCAACCTGGTGGCCTTGTTTTGGTACGCCTACCTCGCCACGCTCCGGAAGTGA